The Cryptosporangium phraense genomic sequence GGCCGGCCTCGAGAGTGCCGTGCCGGCTGAAGATCGCGTCGGCGGTGGCCGCGGCGAACTCTCGTCCCTCGTCCGAATCGCCGGCTTGCAGGATCACCGGACGACCCTGCGGGGAGCGGGGGACGTTGAACCGGCCGGAGATGTCGAACTGCTCGCCCCGGTGCCGGAAGGCACCGGCGGCCGGGTTGCCGAGGAAGACACCGGAAGACTTGTCGGCGACGATCTCGTCGCCGCGCCAGGAATCGAACAGCTCGGCCGCGGTGCTGAGAAATTCGCGCGCCCGCGAGTACCGCGCGGACTCCGGCAGGAACCCGCCGCGGCGGAAGTTCTCGCCGGTGAACGCGTCCCAGGACGTGACGACGTTCCACCCGGCCCGCCCGGCCGACAGGTGATCGAGCGACGCGAACTGGCGCGCGACCTCGTACGGCTCGTTGAACGTCGAGTTGATCGTGCCGGTCAGGCCGAGCCGGTCGGTGACCGCGGCCAGCGCGGCGAGCACCGTGAACGTGTCGGGGCGGCCGACGACGTCGAGGTCGTAGATCTGGCCGCCCTGCTCGCGCAGGCGCAGGCCCTCGGCCAGGAAGAAGAAGTCGAACTTGGCCCGCTCGGCGGTCTGGGCCAGGTGGACGAACGACGAGAACTCGATGTGGCTGCCGCCGGCCGGGTCGCTCCAGACCGTGGTGTTGTTGACGCCGGGGAAGTGGGCGGCCAGATGGACCTGCTTCGTCATGACGCCGCCTTTGCGTAGCGATTGGCGGGGCGGGCCAGGCCGAGCCGCCCGCGCAGGGTGCCGGCCTCGTACTGCGTCCGGAAGGCGTCCCGGCGTTGAAGTTCGGGAACGAGGCCGCGGGTGATCGCGGTGAGGTCGGTAGGAACGGACCCGGGCCGGAGACGGAAGCCGGTGAGGCCGGCGCGCTGCCAGTCGAGCAGCAGGTCGGCGAGGCCGGCCGGGGTGCCGGTGAAGACGTGGGCGTCGGACGTGAACTCGGCGCGCTCGTCGAGCCGGGCCTTCCGCTCCGCGGCGTCGTCCCCGAGGAAGACCACCAGATCGCCGAAGACGTGCAGCGGCTCCGACGCCCGGCCGGCCGCCTCCTGCTCGGCCCGGATCTCGTCGATGATCGCGCGGGCCGACTCGGCGTCGGTCGGGGTGACGTAGACGACGTCGGCGCTGCGGGCGCCGAGCCGGTAGGGGATCGTCGCGTGCGCGAGCGCGGTCACCAGCGGCTGGCCCTGCGGCGGACGCGGGGTGATCGACGGGCCCTTGACGCTGAAGAACCGGCCCTCGAAGTCGATGTAGTGCAGCTTCTCGCGGTCGACGAACCGGCCGGTGGCGGCGTCGCGGATCTCGGCGTCGTCCTCCCAGGAGTCCCAGAGCCTGCGGAGCACCTCGACGTAGTCGGCGGCCTCGTCGAACAGGTCGCGGAAGGCCTCCACGTCGCCGTCGAATGGCGGGATCGTGCGCCGGCCGAAGTGCGCGGCCTCGTGGGCGCGGGCCGAGACCTGGACCCGCACCCCGGCGCGGCCGGTGCTGACGTAGTCGAGCGTCGCGATCGCCTTGGAGAGGTGGAACGGCTCGGTATGGGTGACGGTCGCGGTCGGGACCAGGCCGACGTGCCGGGTGAGCGGCGCGACCCGGGCCGCGATCAGGACCGCGTCGAGGCGGCCGCGGACCTCGTCGACCCGGTCGTCGGGCGGGCCGAACCCGGACGTCTGCAGGCCGACCGCGTCCTCGATCGTGACGAAGTCCAGCAGGCCGGCCTCGGCCTCGCGAACCTGGTCGACCCAGTAGCCGGCGGTGAAGAGTTCGGTGGGGCGCGCGTCGGGTTCACGCCAGGCCGCGGGGTGCCACCCCGCACCGTCCAACGCGACCGCTAAGTGCAGGGGCAACGAAGACCTCCTCGGCGCGGGAGTACCTGCCCCCGACACTAACCGCGGATTCCGCCCTCGTCCAATTCCTATCGGTTAACTAGGCTTTGGCGGGGGCCCAGATGACGACGCCGAGGCACATCTCGTCGGCGGTGCCGTCGCCCCAGACGACGTAGCGGGGCTTCAGCCCCTTCAGTGCCGGGAGCTTCTGCCGGAGCGTCGCGTCGTGGGTGCAGGTCACCCGCAGGGTGTCGCCCGGTTTGACGACGGCCGGTCGCGCCAGCGGGCGCGCGGCCTGGTTGTCGAAGTCGTACTGGGGGACGTCGAGCAGCGTCTTCGCGTTCGGGGTGCCTGGGTTGAGGTCGACGCGGATCGACTTGCCGAGCAGGTGCATGTGCCCGGCGACCGCGTAGATCGTCCCGGCGCTGTTCACCCGGTGGTCGCAGTGCTGGGTCGGGTTGGGGACCGGGGTCCGGCCGCCATTGCAGATCGCGTTCAGGCCCGCGACGGTTCCGCCGGCGTCGCCGCCGAACCGGTGGATGACGTCGAGGACGGCCTTCTCGCGGTCGCAGAGGTTGCCGTTCTCGCCGGGTGGGCAGGCGAGCTCGATCGGCGCGGTGAGCAGCCGGGTCTGCAGCTTGATCAGCGGGGTCTTCGCGTCGGCCAGCCGGAGCCGGATGCTCGAGCGGTCGGTACCCGCGGGCTGGCCCCCGGTCGCCAGCAGGCTGTAGTGCACCTGCATGACGAGCTGGCTGCCGGCGTCGAGCGGGTAGCCGGTGCCGGTGGTGGTGAGGCTCTCGCCCGCGCCCGGGGCCCAGGCCGCGACCCAGGCGCCGCCGCCGGCCAGCTGGGCGCCGGGGTCGTTGCCGCCGATGCCAGTGCCGCCGAAGCAGCGCCAGCCCTCGCCGGGTTCGGCGTCGTCCAGCTGTCGCGCCTCGGCGACCTGGCCCGGTTGGATCCGGTAGAAGATCGCGTGGTGGACGATGTCGGCGTTCTCGGGCAGGAACTGGCTGCCGGTGAGGTACGCGGGCGACGTCAGGCCGGGGTCGACGAGGAAGCAGCGGTACTCGTCGGTGCCGCCGCCGGTCGGCTGCGGGGTGTAGGGCGACGTCATCGTCAGCGCCTCGAAGTGCTCGCCGGTGCGGAGCGGCGACGGCGGCGGGGCCGAGGCGGTCGAGTGGTGCGTGGGTGTCGCCGGGGCGTCGGCGGTGCTCGCGGCGGACTGCGGCTCGCTGCACGCGCTGACCAGGAGCAGCAGTGCGGCCAGGGCGCCGATGACCCGGTGTTTCATCTCGGTGACGGTACTCGCCAGTACCGGCGTCGACCGCGTGAATCGGGGAATCCGACTCGCCGGGAAGATCCGCGCGACCTGACACAATCTAAGGTGGAATGGGTGGCGATGAGCGACAAGACCCGATTCACCGAGCGTGGCGTCGAGGAGTTCCTCACCGGGCCCGAGATCGTCTCGACGTTCACCTGGGGGAACACCCCGCAGTTGCTGCATGTCGGGCTGACCGACCTGTACTCCGGCGGCATGCACGGCGGCAAGCTCGCCACCGTGTCGACGGTCTGGCTGCCCGCGAACCGGGCGATGGGCGACAACATCGCCGAGTTCGAGACGCTCGTCAGCGGCCTGGCCGAGCACCACGACGATCTGTCGCGGATCTACCGGTGGCGCAGCCGGGCCGAGGCCGAGGTCGGTCACGGCTCGGTCGTCGAGTCGACGCGGGACCAGCTGATGGCCGCCCACTCGTACGTCGAGATCCACATCGTCGACCGCGACCACCGGTACCGGGTCGAGAACATCTAGGGCACGAGGACGACCTTGCCGGTCACCGTCCCGGATTCGGCGAGCTTCAGGGCGTCGGCCGCGTTCCGGAGGGGGAGCCGGGCCGCGACCTGAGCGGTGATCGCACCCTCGGCGAGCAGCTGGAGGACCTGGCCGAGGTCCTCCCGGAGGCGGGCCTGGAAGACCGCGCGGCGCAGTCGGCGGCCGGACCAGATGTTGTAGAACGTCGCGCGGTGGCCGTTCGGCAGGACGTTCCACCAGGCGAGCTTGGCGATCAGCCGCAGCACCGGCAGCTGCGAGTTGCCGGGGTCGTTCTTGGTCGCGGCCGAGCCGTACGAGACGAGCGTGCCGCCCCGGCCGAGCAGGCGGTAGGAGTCGGTGAGGCCGGGGCCGCCGACGTGGTCGAACACCGCATCGACGCCGTCGGGGGCCAGCTCGCGCACCCGCGCCGGGACGTCGCCGCGGTAGTCGATCGGCTCGGCGCCGAGCTTCTCGATCGCCGCCTGGTTGCGCGCCGACCCGGTGCCGAGCACGCGGATCCCGGCGTGCCGGGCCAGCTGGACGAGCGTCGAGCCGACCCCGCCGTTCGCGCCGTGCACGAGGATCGTGCCGCCGCGACGGACGCGGGCCCGGCGGTGCAGCATCTGCCAGGCCGTGATGCCGTTGACGACGACGGTCTCGGCGTCGGCCGGGTCGATGCCCGCGGGCACGCCGACCAGGTCGCCGGCGTCGACGATCGCGTCGGTGGCCCAGCCGCCGGTCTTCGTGAGCACGGCGACGCGGCGGCCTTTCTGGGTCGGGTCGACGCCGGGGCCGGTCTCGGCGACGGTACCGACCAGGTCGTAGCCCGGGGTGAACGGGAACGGCGGCTGGTCGTAGTACTTGCCCCGGCGCATCTGCTGTTCGGCGAACGAGACGCCGGACGCTTCGACGGAGACCCGGACCTGGTTCGGGCCGGGGGTGGGGGTGGGGCGCTGCTGGACGAGCAGGCCGTCGGGCTCGACGATCCCGGGCAGTACGACGTGGGTCATCATGTTCTGCTCCTGCGCAGGTGTGGTTGACCACTCACTGTTTTAACGAGAGTGATTGAACACTCACACCTGGGACCTGTCAAATGGGGCAGGATGCTCGTACGGGCGCACTGGGAGGAACCATGGGATTCGAGCGGATCGATCGTCACTTCGCCCAGTACGTCGACGACGGGCGGTTACCGGGCTGGTCGGTCCTGGTCAGCCGGGGTGGCGAGGTCGTGCACGCGTCCACCTACGGGCTCCGGGACGTCGAGGCCGGCGCGCCGGTCGAGGACGACACGCTGTTCCGCATCTACTCGATGACCAAGCCGGTCACGGCGGTGGCCGCGCTCATGCTCTACGAGGAGGGCGCGTTCGAGCTCACCGACGCGATCTCGACGTACCTGCCGGCGTTCCGGGACATGCAGGTGCTGGCCGGCGGCACCGCGGCCCGCCCGAAGCTCGTCCCCGCGACCGAGCCGATCCGGATCTGGCACCTGCTCACCCACACCGCCGGCCTCACCTACGGCTTCCACCACGTCGACGTCCTCGACGAGATCTACCGCAACGCGGGCTTCGAGTGGGGCACGCCCGCGGGACTCGACCTGGCCGGCTGCGTCGACGCCTGGGCCGCGCTGCCGCTGGCCTTCGAGCCCGGCACCGAGTGGAACTACTCGGTCGCCACCGACGTCCTCGGGCGCCTCGTCGAGGTGGTCTCCAAGCAGTCGCTCGACGCGTTCTTCGCCGAGCGGATCTTCGGCCCGCTCGGGATGACCGACACCGGGTTCCAGGCGCTGGACGCCGGCCGGCTGGCCGCGCTGTACACCCCGGACGGGCGCACCGGAAAAGCCGTGCGCAGCGACCGGATGGGACGGGCGATTCTCGCCGAGCCGCGCTACCTCTCCGGTGGCGGCGGGCTCGTCTCCACCCGGTCGGACTACCACCGCTTCGCGCGGATGCTGCTCGGCCGGGGTTCGCTCGACGGCGTCCGTCTGCTGGGCGACCGGACCGTGCGCTTCATGGCGTCCAACCACCTGCCCGGCGGGGCCGACCTCGCGGCCTTCGGCCGCCCGCTGTTCGCCGAGACCTCGTTCGCCGGCGTCGGCTTCGGGCTCGGCGTCTCCGTCCTCCTCGACCCGATCACGACGCGGACGCTCGGCAGCGCCGGCGAATTCGGGTGGGGAGGAGCGGCGAGCACCGCGTTCTGGGTCGACCCGGCGGAGGAGCTGGTGGTCGTGTTCCTCACGCAGCTGCTGCCGTCGAGCACGTATCCGATCCGGAGCCAGTTGCGTCAGCTCGTCTACTCGGCGCTGGAGTAGGCGCGGGTACGGGCGCGGCCGACGGCCGCGGCGACTCCCAGCGGCACGGTGATGGCGGCGGCGATCGCGAAGATCGCGCGGTACTGGCCGTTCCCGGCCGGGGCGGCGGCGAGGAGGGCGGCGATCGCGCTGCCCAGGAACAGCGAGGCGGCGAACAGCGAGATGACCGTCGCCCGGGCCGACGGCAGGACCTCGGTGGCCCAGGTCTGCATCGTCGAGTGGAGCCAGGCCCAGGCGAGCCCGAGCATGAACGCGGTCACGACCGCGACCGCCGGTACCTGGCTCACCGCCACCACCACGCAGGCGACGCCGGCCCCGGCCGCGCCGAGGGCGGGGAGTTGCCAACGGCCGAGCCGGGACGAGAGCGCTCCGGCGAGCCGGGCGAACAGCAGCACTGAGAGCCCGTAGACGCCGTTGACCGAGCCGGCCAGCGCGGTGCCGACGCCGGTCGCCTCGACCGCGGCCGGGAGCAGGGTCAGGACGCCGAGCAGGACGAAGCCGTCGCCGAACGCGAGCAGGAGCACCAGCCAGGTCACGCGGGACCGGGTGACCGCGCGGATCGCGGTGCGGAACCGCTGGTCGCGGCGGCTCACCCCGGGCGGTGGGACTCTCTTCAGGACGATCACCAGCAGGAGTGCAGCGGCGCTGGTGATCAGGAACGTGACCCGCCAGCTCGCGAGTTGCGCGATCACGCCCGCCGACGAGGCGCCCAGGGCCATGCCGACCGCGCTGCCGGACATGAAGTTCGTGATCTCGCGCTGGCGGTCCTCGGTGGGGACGGTGTCGCCCAGGTACACCAGCCCGGCCGGGATTGCCGCGCTGAAGCACGCGCCGGCCAGTCCGCGGGCCGCGGCCAGCGCGACCGGACCGTCGACCAGGGCCGAGACCCCGGTCGCGATCGACGCGACGACCAGCGCGCCACGCATCGTCCGGACGAGACCGACGCGGTCGGAGACGACGCCCCAGACCGGCTGCATGAGCCCGTAGGCGAGGAAGTAGAGGCTGGCGGCCTGGACGACCGGGGCGAGAGTGGAGCCGATGTCCCGGGCGATCGCGACCAGCATGGCCGGCATCGCGAATCGATCGAACGTGCTCACCAACGCCATGACCTGCAGTGACCGACGCGCCGTCAGGAAGCCACGCACCTGACGACCGTATGCTGTCGGTGGCTCTTTCCGGCCCGGGATCTGGTGATCGCGAATGAGTACCGAGGATGGTCTGCGAACCGTTGCTCTGGTCGGCGCGTGTGCGGCTTTCGTCGTCGTGCCGAATGTCGGGTCCGATGAGCGGACCGAACGGTACGACACGGTGATCACGCCGCCGGACTACGCGTTCGCGGTGTGGGCGCCGATCTTCGCCGGATGCGTCCTCTCGACGGTGGGGCAGGCGCTGCCGGGCGGGCAGGCGGTGAGCCGGGCGACCGGGTGGCCGCTGGCCGGCGCGTACGCGCTGAACGCGGCCTGGTCGCTGGCCGCCCAGACCGACCGCTTCGCCGCGACGCCGGTCCTGTTGCCGGTGGCCGCGGGCTTGGCGTTGGTCGCGCACGCGCGTCAGCAGGGTCTCCCGGCCGCGCGGGGGTTGGCCGGAGTGACGCCGGTCAGTACCGGCCTGCTGGCCGGCTGGACCACGCTGGCGAGTGTGGTGAACGTCGCCGCGGGCGCGAACCTCGCCGGGGCGTCGGCGGGCTCGCCGCGGACGGTGGCCCGCTCGGCCGCCGCCCTGGTCGCGGTGAGCGGCGCCGTCGCGGTCGGGGTCGCGACGAGCCGACGCGGGGCATTGTCGCTGGCGGCGGCGGCCGGGTGGGGGCTGATCACGTTGGCGCTGACTCCCGGGCGCCCCCGTAGCGTCCGCTGGAGCGCGGCCGCCGGCGCGTCGGCCGTCGGAATGGGTGCACTGGTCGCGCGGAGACGGAGACCCGTCTCGGCGTTCGCTGCGTAGCAGCCGCCGCTGGGCGGCGGGGGGAGGTGGCGCCCGGGAGTCCCCGGGCGCCGGTGGGTCAGGCGTTGACTTCGTCGCGCCAGGCCACCCAGTCCCGCAGGGCCGAGAGGTCGTAGTCGGGCCCGCCGACACCGATCGTGAACAGCGAGACGCCCAGGTCGCGCAGCTGCGGACCGACCTCGGACGGCTTGCCCTCCACGGCCGACGAAATTTCGATCTCGGCCGGGTCGCGCCCGACGTCGGCGCAGTGCTGGCGCAGGATGCCGATCTTGCGCTCGATCGTCGGGACGTCGCCGAAGCTGTGCCAGATGTGGGCGTGCTTCGCGACCAGCCGCAGCGTCTTCTTCTCGCCACCGCCGCCGATCAGCACCGGGATGTCGCGGGTCGGCGCCGGGTTCAGCTTCGCGAACCGGGACTCGATCCGCGGCAGCGCCTCGGCCAGATCGTCGAGGCGCCCGCCGGCGGTACCGAACTCGTAGCCGTACTCGTCGTAGTCTTTCTCGAACCACCCCGAGCCGATGCCGAGAATGAGCCGGCCATTGCTGATGTGGTCGACGGTCCTGGCCATGTCGGCGAGCAACTCGGGATTGCGGTAGCTGTTGCAGGTGACCAGCGCGCCGATCTCGACGCGGGAGGTCTGCTCGGCCCAGGCCGCGAGCATCGTCCAGCACTCGAAGTGCTTGCCTTCGGGCTCGCCGTAGAGCGGGTAGAAGTGGTCCCAGTTGAACAGGATGTCGGCGCCGATCTCCTCGGCCTCGGCCGCGGTGCGACGGATGGTTTCGTAGTCAGCATGCTGGGGCTGGAGCTGCAGCCCCACACGGACGCGCCTGGTGCTCATGGCCCGAGCCTAAACGGACGATCATCGCCCGCTCGGGAGGCACCGAGCGTTTCAGCGACCGCACTCCGCGAGCGCGATACGGACCTGCTGGTTGACCGACACGAGATCGAGGTCGGAGCTGGACAGATAGGCCTGCCTGGTGGTGCGGGCCAGCGCGCGGTACTGCTCGTCGGACCGGGCGGCGGCCGCGCTGAGCTCGCTGGCCCGGTTGAGCTTGGTTCCGTCGGACAGGGTGAAGTTGCCGGCGGAGAATTCCGGCAGTCCGCGGAGAATCGTGCAGGCGTCGGCGACGTCCTTGGCCGGGCCGTCGGCCGGCCGGCCGAGCAGGGAGCCGCCGAGCCAGACGCTCCCGACGAGGAAGGCGCCGCACACGAGACCGACGAGCGCGGCGGCGAGCAGGCGCCGCCGGGGGCGCTGCTCGGTAGGTGGCGGTGGGGCTGCGGGCCACTCGATCGGCCGCAGGGAGTAGGTCTCGACCGGAGCGATCTCCGTCGTTTGGAGGCTGGTCATCACCGTGCTCCTCTCGTCGACGGTTGAGTGTTCATACGTTGCCCAGAATAGGAATACTCCGGTGACGAATTTAGCCCCGACCTCTGCTAATTAATGTTCCCTTAAGCATCTCGCATTCGAATTCTGTCGTCCGGAGACAGGAAGTTTGAATGAGGTTCAAAACACCATTCAAGGACATTCGGGCGTTTATTCGAAGCGGAGAACCAGGCGTCCGCGGGTGCCTCCGGCCTCCAGGCGGTGGTGGGCCTCGGCGGCCCGGTCGGCCGGGTACGTGTCGGCCACCCGCAGGGTGACCGCGCCCTGTTCGACGAGTTCGCGCAGGCCGTCGAGCCGCTCCAGGTCCTCGGCGTACTTCCGGACGATCACCGGCCGGACCCGCAGCCCCCGCTGCCCGTCCCCGGCATAGCCCCGGACGGTGGTCACGACCCCGCCGTCGCGCACCGCCGGGAGTGCGGCGGCGTCCAGGAGCGCGCCGTCGGCCAGCCCGTCGACCCCGTCGGGGTACTGCTCGCGGATCCGTTCCGCGACGTCGTCTCCTCGTTGGACGACGACGTCCGCGCCGAGGTCGCGGACCAGTGCTTCGTCCGACGGCGAGGCGTCGGCGACGACCGTGAGCCCGTGCGCCTTGGCCAGCTGGATCACGTAGCCGCCGAACGCCCCGGCCGCGCCGGTCACGGCGAGCACCTGACCGGGGCCCAGCTCCATGAGGTCGAGCGCCTGGCGGGCGGTCAGCCCGTTCATCGGGAGCGTCGCCGCCTCGACGTCGCTCGCGCCGGCCGGTACGCGGGTCGCCGAGCGCTCGGGCAGCACCAGGTCCTCGCGGTAGCCGCCGTGTGCGCCGGACGGGACGACGATGCCCATCACGCGCGTCCCCGGTGTGAGGTCGTCGCGGACGCCGTCGCCGATCTCGGTGACGACGCCGGCGACGTCCATGCCGGGCACGTCGGCGCCGTCGGCCGGGTGGCCGGTGGTCGAGCGTAGGCCCGCGCGAATGCCGGTGTCGGTAGGGTTCACGGCCGCGGCGGTCACCCGCACCCTTACCTGCCCGGGGCCCAGTGGCTCGGCCCGCAGATCGAGCACCCGCAGGACGTCCGGCCCGCCGTATTCGGTCACTCCGATAGCACGCATATCTCGACTATTACGCCCCTCCGCCGCCAACCGCACCGCCGGGATCCCGGCCCCGCCCGCTCCGCTGCGCGCCGCGAAGCGCGCCCGCACGGCCCCTATGTCGGGCGGCAGTGGAGGCGCATGCAGCGCGGCGCGAGACTCGGGCGCTTGGGTGTGGGGATCTGAGCGCGGTTCGGCACACAGTTACGGCGTGGTTGCCGCCGGGAAGCCGGGGCACTCCGGATCCAGGTTGGACAGTGGCCGCGGGCGTCAGCGATCGGTTCCGGTCAGGGGCAACGACTCGCCGGTCGCGGGCGAAGGATCGGTCAGAGCGTGGCACGGGCCGGGGCAGCCCAGCCAAGCCAGCACCTCGCCCCAGCCCGACGGGCCAACCTCCACGTGCCGCCCCGCGCCACGCACCAGCCATCGCCGGCCTACCAGCGCGTCCAGCAGCGCGGCCGGGAGCGCCCCGGCCAGGTGCGGGCGGCGCTCGGTCCAGTCGAGGCACTCGCGCACCAGCGGGCGGCGGGCGCGCTGCAGAGCGTCCAGAGGGATGTGCAGTTCGGCGAGGCGGGCCGCCGCCCGGGGCGGAACCGAATTGTCGGCGGCCACCACACCGTGGTCGACCAGCGCGTCGCGCAGCCGGACGCCGGCGCGGCCGGCCAGGTGGTCGTAGCAGGTGCGCGCGGCGGCCAGCCGTCGCGCGGCGGTGCTCTGCTTGAGGCTCCGGACCGGCACCGGCGGGGCGATGAGCGCGAGCGACTCCACGGCGAGCGCGACCTCGGGCCGGGCGATCCGGTGGTAGCGGTGCCGTCCCTGGGCGACGACCTCGACGTAGCCGGCCTCGACCAGCTGCTTCAGGTGCGCGCTGGCGGCCGGGCGGCCGATCCCGGCCGCGCGGGCGAGCGCGCCGGCCGGGTGGGCGCGGCCGTCGAGCAGCAGGGTCAGCATCGCCGACCGCGACGGGTCGGCCAGCAGACGCGCGGCGAAGGCCACGTCGACGTCGGCGATCGTCATGGGGTCGACGGTAGTGCGCGGACGGTTCGGCCGGGACCGAACGATCGCCGCCCTAGCGTCGCTCGACGTGAACCGTGCCTATCACTGCCTGTTCTGGTCGCAGGCCTGCGTCGAGCTGGGCGAGCAGTTGCTGATCGTGGCGCTGGTCTGGGCCGCGCTCCGATCGCCGGGCGGCGGTTTCGTCGGCGTGGTGCTGGCCGCGTGGGCGCTGCCGCGCGGGGTGTTGTTGCTGGTCGGGGGAGCGCTGAGCGACCGGTACGACCGGCGGGCGCTGTCGGTGGGCGTGGGGTGCGGGCTGACCGGGGTCGCGGGGGCGCTGGCCGTCGTGACCCGGACCGACGTTCGGTGGGCCTGGCTCGTCGCGGCGGCGCTGTTCGGGGTGCTGGACGCGGTGCGGCTGCCGGTCGCGGCCGGGGTGCTGCCGAGCGTGGTGCCGCGGGAGCGGCTCGCGGAGGCGAACCGGTGGGTCGGGATGCGGGAGTGGGCCGCGCTCGCGGCCGGCCCGGCCGCCGGGGGTGCGCTGGTGGCCGCGGTCGGCTCGTCGGCGGCGATCGCGGTGGTGGCGCTGCTCTACGCGCTCAGTGTGCTCGTGCTGGTGCCGGTCGGCCCGCTCCCACCCGCCGCCCCGGAGACGGCCGGGTTGCTGGCTGAGCTCCGGGACGGGGTGCGGTTCGTGGGTGGGCACCGGGAGCTGCGGACTCTGCTGGCCATGTTCGCGGTCGCGAACCTGTTCGTGCTGGGCCTCCTCGGCGTCACCGTGCCGGTCTTCGCGACGACCGTCCTGCACGGCGGCCCGGCCACCCTCGGCCTGCTCTCGGCCTCGTTCGGCACCGGGCTGGTCCTCGGCACCCTGGCCTCGACCCGGCTTCCGGAAGCACTCCGCACCCCCGCGGCCACGATGACGCTGTTCGCGGCCAGTGACGCGCTGCTGGCCTCGGTGGGCCACGCCGCCACCGCCCTCACCGCCGCCGTGCTGTACGGCGCCAGCGGATTCGCCGCCGGGCCGGCGTCGACGTTCTACCGGACGCTGCTGCAGACGCTGCCGCCCGCGGCCTACCTCGGCCGGGTCAGCGGCATCGCCCGCACGCTCTCGTTCGGCCTCGAACCGCTCTCCGCCGCCGGGGCCGGTGCACTCACCGCACGCGCCTCGGCGTCCGTCGTGCTGGTCGTGGGCGGCGCGGTAGCGACGCTGGCCGACCTGACCGGCGCGGTGGTCACGCGCGTAGGAACGTCAGGACCGCGCGCACGCGACGATGTTCCCGGTCGTCGGGCGCCAGGCCGAGCTTCGTGAAGATCGCGCCGATGTGCGACTCCACGGTCTTCACCGACAGGTGCAGCTCGTCGGCGACGGCCGCATTCGAGAGCCCCTGGGCCATGAACCCGAGCACGGCCCGCTCGCGCGCGGTCAGCTCGTCGAGCGGGTCCTCCTCGCGACGGCGCCGGACCAGCCGGGTCACGAGCTCGGGATCGATCACGGTCTCGCCGTGCCCGATCCGCCGGACGTCGCCGGCGAACGTCGTCAGGTCCGCGACGCGGTCCTTGAGCAGGTACCCGACCCCGCCGTCGAACTGGGTGATCAGCCGCAGCGCGTGGTGCACCTCGACGTACTGGGACAGCAGCAACAGCCCGACCTGCGGGGCGATCGTCCGGATCGCCGCCGCCGTGTCGATCCCCTCGGCCGAGAACCCCGGCGGCATCCGCAGGTCGATCACGGCCACGTCCGGCGGGTCCCGGCGCACGAGCGCGAGCAGCCCGTCGGAGTCCGACGCCTGGCCGGTGACCGTGAAGCCGGTCTCGGCCAGGATCCGGGCGACGCCCTCGCGCAGCAGCATCGAGTCGTCGGCGAGCATCACCCGCACGCGATCACCGCCCCGAGCCGGGTTCCCCGCACACCACTGTCGACCTGCAGCCGCGCCCCGAGCGTCGCCAGCCGGTCGGCCAGCCCCTCGAGCCCGCTCCCGGCCCGCACGACGGCGCCGCCTCCTCCGTCGTCCGCGATCTCGACCGTGAGACCGGCGTCGGTGAGCTCGACCCGGACGTGGACCACCGTCGCCCCGGAATGCTTGGCCGCGTTGGTCAGCCCCTCGCTGACCACGAAGTAGGCCGTCGCCTCGACCTCGGGCGGAAGCCGTCGCCCGACGTCGACCGCGACCCGGACCGGCACCGCGGACC encodes the following:
- a CDS encoding NtaA/DmoA family FMN-dependent monooxygenase (This protein belongs to a clade of FMN-dependent monooxygenases, within a broader family of flavin-dependent oxidoreductases, the luciferase-like monooxygenase (LMM) family, some of whose members use coenzyme F420 rather than FMN.), with product MTKQVHLAAHFPGVNNTTVWSDPAGGSHIEFSSFVHLAQTAERAKFDFFFLAEGLRLREQGGQIYDLDVVGRPDTFTVLAALAAVTDRLGLTGTINSTFNEPYEVARQFASLDHLSAGRAGWNVVTSWDAFTGENFRRGGFLPESARYSRAREFLSTAAELFDSWRGDEIVADKSSGVFLGNPAAGAFRHRGEQFDISGRFNVPRSPQGRPVILQAGDSDEGREFAAATADAIFSRHGTLEAGQAFYADVKGRLAKYGRRHDQLVVLPAATFVLGDTDADAQEKAAVVRRQQVSGATAIKFAEQLWNRDLSGYDPDGPLPDVDPIVGESTISKGRASVRMNRDPIAVANQWRALAAEKNLSMREVIIEVTGRQNFIGSAATIAEQINTLVQADASDGFILVPHITPGGLDEFADTVVPLLQERGVFRTEYEGTTLREHLGLGFSR
- a CDS encoding LLM class flavin-dependent oxidoreductase: MPLHLAVALDGAGWHPAAWREPDARPTELFTAGYWVDQVREAEAGLLDFVTIEDAVGLQTSGFGPPDDRVDEVRGRLDAVLIAARVAPLTRHVGLVPTATVTHTEPFHLSKAIATLDYVSTGRAGVRVQVSARAHEAAHFGRRTIPPFDGDVEAFRDLFDEAADYVEVLRRLWDSWEDDAEIRDAATGRFVDREKLHYIDFEGRFFSVKGPSITPRPPQGQPLVTALAHATIPYRLGARSADVVYVTPTDAESARAIIDEIRAEQEAAGRASEPLHVFGDLVVFLGDDAAERKARLDERAEFTSDAHVFTGTPAGLADLLLDWQRAGLTGFRLRPGSVPTDLTAITRGLVPELQRRDAFRTQYEAGTLRGRLGLARPANRYAKAAS
- a CDS encoding monooxygenase; protein product: MKHRVIGALAALLLLVSACSEPQSAASTADAPATPTHHSTASAPPPSPLRTGEHFEALTMTSPYTPQPTGGGTDEYRCFLVDPGLTSPAYLTGSQFLPENADIVHHAIFYRIQPGQVAEARQLDDAEPGEGWRCFGGTGIGGNDPGAQLAGGGAWVAAWAPGAGESLTTTGTGYPLDAGSQLVMQVHYSLLATGGQPAGTDRSSIRLRLADAKTPLIKLQTRLLTAPIELACPPGENGNLCDREKAVLDVIHRFGGDAGGTVAGLNAICNGGRTPVPNPTQHCDHRVNSAGTIYAVAGHMHLLGKSIRVDLNPGTPNAKTLLDVPQYDFDNQAARPLARPAVVKPGDTLRVTCTHDATLRQKLPALKGLKPRYVVWGDGTADEMCLGVVIWAPAKA
- a CDS encoding medium chain dehydrogenase/reductase family protein, whose protein sequence is MMTHVVLPGIVEPDGLLVQQRPTPTPGPNQVRVSVEASGVSFAEQQMRRGKYYDQPPFPFTPGYDLVGTVAETGPGVDPTQKGRRVAVLTKTGGWATDAIVDAGDLVGVPAGIDPADAETVVVNGITAWQMLHRRARVRRGGTILVHGANGGVGSTLVQLARHAGIRVLGTGSARNQAAIEKLGAEPIDYRGDVPARVRELAPDGVDAVFDHVGGPGLTDSYRLLGRGGTLVSYGSAATKNDPGNSQLPVLRLIAKLAWWNVLPNGHRATFYNIWSGRRLRRAVFQARLREDLGQVLQLLAEGAITAQVAARLPLRNAADALKLAESGTVTGKVVLVP
- a CDS encoding serine hydrolase domain-containing protein, translating into MGFERIDRHFAQYVDDGRLPGWSVLVSRGGEVVHASTYGLRDVEAGAPVEDDTLFRIYSMTKPVTAVAALMLYEEGAFELTDAISTYLPAFRDMQVLAGGTAARPKLVPATEPIRIWHLLTHTAGLTYGFHHVDVLDEIYRNAGFEWGTPAGLDLAGCVDAWAALPLAFEPGTEWNYSVATDVLGRLVEVVSKQSLDAFFAERIFGPLGMTDTGFQALDAGRLAALYTPDGRTGKAVRSDRMGRAILAEPRYLSGGGGLVSTRSDYHRFARMLLGRGSLDGVRLLGDRTVRFMASNHLPGGADLAAFGRPLFAETSFAGVGFGLGVSVLLDPITTRTLGSAGEFGWGGAASTAFWVDPAEELVVVFLTQLLPSSTYPIRSQLRQLVYSALE